One genomic window of Streptomyces sp. NBC_01276 includes the following:
- a CDS encoding PPOX class F420-dependent oxidoreductase, with amino-acid sequence MSDALSDDLRKVIDDTPVFATVATVQPDGSPQLSVTWLTRDGNELLFSTTVGRRKEMNLRRDPRVTVMINPANAPYTYAEIRGSATMTTEGGQELIDELSRKYTGKDYADFNPASADDAERVVVRITPRKVVGSL; translated from the coding sequence GTGTCCGACGCACTCTCCGACGACCTGCGGAAGGTCATCGACGACACCCCCGTCTTCGCGACCGTCGCCACCGTCCAGCCGGACGGCAGCCCGCAGCTGTCCGTCACCTGGCTCACCCGGGACGGCAACGAGCTGCTGTTCTCCACGACCGTCGGCCGCCGCAAGGAGATGAACCTCCGCAGGGACCCGCGGGTCACCGTCATGATCAACCCCGCGAACGCGCCCTACACCTACGCCGAGATCCGCGGCAGCGCCACCATGACCACGGAGGGCGGACAGGAGCTGATCGACGAGCTGTCGCGCAAGTACACGGGCAAGGACTACGCGGACTTCAACCCGGCGTCGGCCGACGACGCCGAGCGGGTCGTGGTCCGCATCACCCCCAGAAAGGTCGTCGGCTCGCTCTGA